The window CAAACCACCTTACTATAAAACCAATCGTCCCCCACATCGATCCTCATGAGATCCTGCCACCAAGACGACCTAGATCGGGCCTAACATTCCCCAAGGCGATCCAAGCGCCTATACCTATGAGCGAGCAAACCATGCCACAGAGCATCCTTCTCTGCCAAAAATCTCCACTACCACTTAGCCAACAAACTAGCATTAAAAGTTGCTAAGTTCTTCACCCCTAACCCCTTATCCGTCTTAGCCCTACACACTGAATTCCAATCCACCCAACATATATTATCTGAGTTTGACACACCAAACCACATAAACCTCCTATGAATACTCACCAGTGTGGTTATAATGCACATGAGAGCcctgtaaaaaaagaaaaaataaagaggaaGACTTAATAACAAAGATTTTATCAAGGTGGTCCTCTCCCCCAAAGAAAGATATCGTCCCTTCCAACTCCCAAGCTGCCTCCTAAAAGAAGAAACCAAGGTTCCCACGTCGAAACCCTTATGGGACTAGTGCTTATCAGAATACCAGGATACCGAAACAAGACATTGGACAGTGAACAATGTAAGAAATCAGAGGTGCTAACCATAAATCCCTACTcgacataaaaacaaaaaaaaactactctTTAGGAAATTAACCCTCAAATTTGACACCAGCTCAAAGCCAGGTAAAATGGATTTAACATCCCACAGATTACCATAACAAGGCTCCCCTATGATAATTGAATCATCAGCACACTAAAGCAGAGAAAGCCCCACCATCGAGCATAACTTAAGACTCCTAAAATCTCCCATCTCCCTTGCCTTCTCGACCAAACCATGTAACCCCTCCACTACCGTCAAGAAAAGAAATGGTGCCAACGAGTCCCCCCTGGGTTAGCCCTCGCTCATCTTGAAACATCATTGTAGGGTTCCCATTAACTAACACAAACATCCTACTCGAACACACCACCGCCTTAACCCATTTCCTCCAAGTGTCATCAAAACCTAGCCAATTCACCATATAGTCCAAAGAAACCCAAATCATTGAATCATACGTAGACATGGCAAGAAAACTCGTACCCTTCCGAATCTGTCCCAACTTTGACGAGTAATACTCGAGTTAACCGGGTATGAGTTTGGGTTCAGGTTTTCCCCGATAACCAAAAGACGGATACGGGTACGAGTATGGGATTACTACATCCGCCCCAACCCTGAACCTGAACCCGTCCCGCCACTTAAAATGTTtagaatttttgcatattttaatcaaaaggcctagaatttttattacaagttaattttattttagaatttttatgtaatttaatattcttttcttaacgatttttgtagacacatgcgctatgataaatttattgatatataagtagttaaaaataaatgtttaacaatcaatttattttttctaaaatcaaatttttaatattttcattacaaaaaaattatttttctaatttgaatcgGGTACGGGACGGGGTCAAGGATACTCGATACCCAATGAGTACAGGgatgagataataaattttaacccgtTTGGTATCAGGTACAGGTATGAAGACATGTTGGAGAGTCAAGGTCGGGGATTGAGGAGACAATACTTGTTCCTGCCCCGCCCCATTGCCATGTATAATCATACGCCATCTCAAAATCAATCTTGAACATGAAACACCCTTTCTTACTCCGTTTCACTAAGTCCACCAACTCATTAACAACAACCACACCATCCAAGCAAAAAAGCTGAAAAGCAAGATGAGATAACTGATCCAAGTAGCTTACTCAACCTAAGAGACAAAAGCTTGGAAATTATCTTATGTATGCTACCAATTCGAGAAATTGGTTAGTATTTCGAAAATAACTAGGGTGATACTTTTTTGGAATCAACGCCACAAACGACGACGTCACCTCCTTCGGCAAAACACCTAAAGAGAAAAAATCCATCACAAAAGCCATTAGGTCATCCCGCAAGAACTCCCAGCTAGCCTAAAAGAAACTGAAATTGAACCCGTCAGGCCTAGGACTCTTATCCCCAACACAGTTCCAAACATCCTCCTTGATTTCCTCAGGGGAGAAAGGAGCAACCAAACAGGTGCAATCCACAAAGGATAATTGTATAAACACAACTCCATCAAGCATAGGCATCTCTTCCATCGGCTTTGCAAACATGGACTAAAAATGTTGCACGATCTCTCCCTTCTCCTCCCCCACGCTCCACCCACCTGGAGACCCACTAAGGAGTTCCTCCAAGACCTCTCTCTTAgggaagtatggaagtaaccagaaTTAGCATCACCTTCCCTCGTCCACCTAACTTGCGACTTCGGagccaacattcttttcttGGCCTGCATTTTCCTCTAGAACTCTAAGACAAGTAGTCAGCACTACTCATTATCCATCAACATCTCATTGCATAACCTAAGGTCTGACTTATCCATGACATCCACCAAAGTGGAAATCTCCACAAACAAACCACCATAGACCTCCTGCTGCCACACCCTAATCTTTGCCTTCAAAAGCTTTAGCTTCTCCTTGAATACAAAAGATTTCCACCCAACAACTTGAACTTCCCTCCATCACTCACCTAGCAACCCCACAAAACCAAGATGCTCCAGCCAACTATTAAAGAACTTAGAAGGCTTCGAAACCTAGTCTTGCAAGCCAATTCACAATGCTATTGGACAATGATCATAAATGTCCCTCTTCCCCACCCACTGAAAGGACGCCCCCCCACAACTTGCTTAAGTCATGAGATACCAAAATCCAATCCAATCTACTCATAGCAAAACCGTTAGCACTAAACCAAGTGAACCTCTTCCCCACAATTGCCACATCCACAAGTCCCATCTGGTCAATAAACTTTTAGAACTCTGCCTACTCCCCTCGTTCCACCTAAGAGCCACGACCTCGTCACTCTCTATTGGACAATACCACATTAAAGTCCCCCCTCCCCTAACACACCGAAAGAAACGACCAAACTCCTCTTAGACATCACCACATCAACCGAAAGTTTATGCTTACCCACAAAGGTGCAAGCCCGGTCCCCTATCCCCCTCACGTTCAATGAGAGGAGCTTTATGGGGGAATATGTTGTCTCCCCCTAGAAACCATTGCCTCACACTCTTTGGCTTCCTGCTCCTGGATCCACCTAATCCACTTCTCATTCGCCCCCTCAGCCTCCAAACCCCAAGCACTAACCATCGACCACACACGCTAGGCCACTTCATCACCATATTGATCCACAACCTTGGGAGTAGTCAGAACACTAGCAGATCTCCTTAACTCACCTTGACTAGATCACGAAACCACCCATCTCTGTCCTGGCTGGGGGTCCAAAGACACAACCTCTCTCCGAGCCTCCTACACGATCCTAGTAGTATGACACCTACAACCACTCATCTCCATCGTAATCGAAACACCAAACCCCTTTCTGCCACCTTGAATATCCACTTATAACTTGTTTGTTATAAGACTTGGAATCTCCAActcatcttcatcttcctcaCCCTTTGGGTTATGTGAGCAAGACGGGCATAGAGAGACATACCTATCTTCCCTCGCCTAAATGTCAAAAGGCACACCTACCACCTCCATTGGAACATGCTTATCGATGTCGTGAAACCCTTTTACATGCACCAAGTGTACCACCCTTTATTACGATAACAAcctttaataaaatataccaaAAAGAATATGAAATCCCAAAATTATAAGAATCTAAAATACCTCATGTATAATAAACACAAGTCAAATAAACaagtcttcaaaaaaaaaaaaaactatcctcAAAACATAGGCATCTAAACTAGATGAAcgctaaaaatataaagaaagtaGCTACATCCAACATCTTATTCCAAAGTACTAACCaagctaaaataaatttaactgaTAAAACTATGTTTTCAAGTCTCCTTAAACTCAATAACTTCTTCCTCGTGCCATGAAAACAACAGTTATATTGAGATGATAATCCCAGtgaataaaacaactaaaaggAGTTCGCAAATAGTGTTGTTCTTAGTTTGGTGCGGAAATCTAAAAAATCAACCATGATATCcacaatgaatttaaaataagattatatatgtatatatatacactccaataaaaatcatattgaaaCAATCAAAATTCATTACATTCTGAATAAGTAAACAACAACacctcaactcatccaaataaatataacaaacaCAACTTAGTGATTCCTAGAATCACAAGACTCAATTCTTTGGTTCTCGGAACCGGTGTAGATCTCAGATTCTTCAAAGGATCTATAAATTCTTATCTATACAATGATTTCTCACTGTCTTCCTCACCATAAATGAGAGTACCCAGAATCTTCCTCACCATAAATGAGAGTACCCAGAATCTCTGCCCCATCCTAGATGGAGGTATCTCATAAATCTCATCCTCATCttagataaaattatcattcaCATATtcgtaattaaataaatattatattcaattattcAAATACAGATATAAACATGCTAgcgtaattaaataaatattatattcaattattcAAATACAAGGTATAAACACGCTAGAAGCAAATTCAATTTACATCAatgtttatatacatatattattcgtcattcaaatatattattcGTCATTCAAGATTggaagtaattttaatttatgaatataatataataaaattcaatataattcATATGTAACTGgacttatatttatatatggcGGCACAaagatttgaagagaaataCACGCCTGCCAATGTAAATAGCTATTGAAAATCTCTTTTGCTAATTCTAAAGAAACTAAAGCCACACTATCTTTTCTCATAAGTTATTTAAATCAAGAAATTATCAACACATAATTTCCCTCTAGGTTATCAACTCattaacaagaacaagaaacaaTAAGCATCATCACTACAATTTTTGCAATTATACCAATAAGTAAACATCACGCCTTAACAAGCCGCTAGACCTCACTCGTAGGCAGATCAAAAACCACCTATGGCACCTCGCCTTGACCCCCCTCCATGGCAAGCCCCCTTCCACGCCCCCGAGTTGGCACCTTGGTTGACAGTCCCATCATTGGTAACAACTGCCAGAATGGGTTTGCTAACATCACTGCATGCTAAGTGTGCCAATGTCGGTCATGCGAAAGACCACGACGACCTGCTCGTGTCTCGCTGGTCCCCCTTCCAAGCCTACGCAACCCACCATGACCATACCCCACTACTACCCTTCTTTCCAACCTAGGTCGTCGGCATTCAAGCGAAGACAAACCCCGTTGATCACGATCCCTCCTAGTGCCTCCTCCAAGCTCCTCACGTCAGAAACCTCCAAGAAACCTGCAAAACCAAAACGGTGACCGATGCGGTCACACTTGGTTAGGATTACGACCTTGGACAACTTCCCAAACAGCCTAAACACCTCCCAGAATCCCTTCCTTGCAAGTCTCGGCTTCCAAAAGCACATGGAAAACGTTGCTTTGGATTTCGGAGGAACTTAAGAGGTGGGAAAGTAAAGGCACATAGAAGTATTTGTATACCAAGGCATgttgttctttttatataatagttaattaaaataataaagttttaagtgacggtttcttatataaaaaatgatataattttgataattttttaacaaatattacgtggtaataataaaaaatatgttttaaaatgtattgttttaaacattttaactaaaatattgtaattaataatgttgaaattttaaataaagactAATGATGATACACATACATTCATCTAATCTTACTTTTTGAATATCTTAGTGGcactcataatttattttttaaaattttttatacatgtcacatcatatatatatatatatatatatatattctcattaGTTATATAATAACATATAGGATATTTATGTACAATTTTTTGAAAGCGGTgaacatgattttattttatggaatATAAGAAAGACAAAATTGTCTTGTCTgtggataaattaatttttttattataaatatgattttttttcaattaaaatttaaaataatttatctcaatataaatgaaattaagCATAATTTCtattcaatatatttaaaaaccaaaaaagttgATATAGACCGTAAAGTATTTGTAAGGAAAAAGAGTGTATGGAGAGTACAGAGCGACATCATCCAACGGCAATGACAGAGAAAAAGAAGGGATTGATCTGACCTTGTATGAGAAGGAGTATTCAATgcaacaatataaaaattaatacctCATCGTCATTACAAAGATATTTCCAAATCTTACAGCTATATCAACTTTCTTTATAGTAGGATCTGTTTggtttaaaacaataaaagaggtctaaaaataaattaaaatataaaaaagtaagatattttaattagggTGGAGAGGTGTAAAAtttaagctatttttttttaaattttttatcttaaatatattCAAGTAATATATTaagtgtaattaaattaatttctgaTCCAATATATGAAAAGACATTTGTGATATatgattcatataaaaaaattaaacaacaacttataaaaaaaattttattaatgaaaatagaaaataaaaaattaaaagaatttggatcaaattaaaattaagaataaaaaaatacagacTCCACgtgaaaaatacaatttattttttcattctttcctttaatCCTAAATCTAAGGTTTGATTATTTTCATCTTACATATATttcagataaaaaattaaaaaactaagatcactttcaaatttttatattatactttaatttaagtattttattttatttttactttggtaataatttcattcttttaaatCGAACATATCCTTAATTTCATTCCTATAAATAAAACCATGTTCACtgctttcaaattcacctcATTCCGTTTTCCCCATCATCTTCCTCCAAACCTGCATCATGCTTTCTCAGTATCCTCTCAACCCAAACGCCCAATCTTATTATTCGACACCAAATAATCAAGTATTTTATGATCCTCGTTTTATCCATCACTACGTGCCTCCTTCTAATTTGGGGGTTTACCCTCCGTCTCCGTTTCCGTTTCCCTGTGATCAGAACGTGAAAACGGTTCAAGTGTGGGCCAGGGTTAGAGGAAGGAAGCTTCTAGCTGAGAATAATGCTAGGGCAAAGCCTCTTGGTAATCGCGCAGTTCCGTTTCCAAACACCGTTCAAGAAGCTAAGACCTCTTCTATCACCACTGTCATGATTCGCAATATTCCTAACCAATTCAAGtaatcactctctctctctctctctcacacacactttTCCTGTATTTTACAAAAATTCTCTCTAGTTTTTTCTGTTTTGGGAATAAAGTGAGTATAGTGTAGGTAAGACTCAGTTAGTCAGTTTGGTTTCATTTTGCGTTCCGcagagagaaaagaaataaaaaaaatgtgaattgaaataaaacttttgaattaaagaaatgaaaaaaatgtgaagtgaaataaaataaaatataagagtgGGAATCACGTTATtattcatttctatttttttttatttcatcacaAACAAACACATTCCCTTGGGGtgtgagaagaaaaataagaaaaaactttttcattttttacgtggaacttatattttttgttatactttaattttaatttttttttctatttacatATCTGAACCCAACACTTTGTTTGTTTGTGTCTCGAAATTTGTTAGGTTTGAAGACTTGCAGCTAATACTGGACGAGCATTGCTTTAAACAGAACAAAAGCGCTGAGGATCCTAAGGCTTGGTCCAAGTTTGATTTCGTTTATTTGCCCATGGATTATGGGTAGGGTTCAGaaacaagcttttttttttttgttacgaTTCGTGTGTAGTACGTTTTtaatgtttggtttggtttgttttttgtgtttcaGGAAACATGCGATAGAGAAGAAAAAGTCGAATTTGGGATACGCGTTTGTGAACTTCACCACTCCTGCTGCTGCGTTCAAGTTCTACAGCGAGTTCCAAGGTTTCGAGTGGGATGTCGCCAAAAACAAGAAGATATGTGAAATCAACGTGGCTCAGtatcaggtttttttttttttttttgtcgttaTTTCGCAGAATGCCATTTTTTACTCTAACATCTGCAAACGCGGATCTTCATAATGGAATTTGCTTGAAATTCTATTGAGTATGCTAGTTCTAATTAAGaataaattgtaattataagtgttactaatttattctaataaATTCTAAAATCTGAATATGATGTGTTATGCACATTTTGGTACGGTGGTCCTAATTTTCAGTTTTAAGTGTGTTTGGGTGAAGTAAAACGGATTTTGAATGaaagtgaaattacaaaattgattttggttattAACTTTAAAAGTGGAGGAATCTGTCTTTCaatgtttttattctaaaaagtaagttaataataaaagtcACATCTTAAAAGTTATTTGAAGATATCTTAATTAAGATAATAACTTGCATAGACACAATTCAAATATGAAGAGGTAGAGACgtttaataaaaatgtaacacgtcattaaatataataagtaataataaaaaatcaaaaagaacttTCTCTCACCGATCATTATCTCCGTTACCCatttcatcttctccatcttccACCGCCGTTCAACCTAGAAAATAAACGAATCTGAGAAGCCATTAAAGCCC of the Glycine max cultivar Williams 82 chromosome 13, Glycine_max_v4.0, whole genome shotgun sequence genome contains:
- the LOC102668967 gene encoding protein terminal ear1 homolog; its protein translation is MLSQYPLNPNAQSYYSTPNNQVFYDPRFIHHYVPPSNLGVYPPSPFPFPCDQNVKTVQVWARVRGRKLLAENNARAKPLGNRAVPFPNTVQEAKTSSITTVMIRNIPNQFKFEDLQLILDEHCFKQNKSAEDPKAWSKFDFVYLPMDYGKHAIEKKKSNLGYAFVNFTTPAAAFKFYSEFQGFEWDVAKNKKICEINVAQYQGKDTLKRIFQGKVFKCESRDFLPVLYSGGGRDGLNRRIKGTYVGKHVLGLPRKKNPRNLFLLINPNV